The Chaetodon trifascialis isolate fChaTrf1 chromosome 11, fChaTrf1.hap1, whole genome shotgun sequence nucleotide sequence TTGTCACTTGTGTGCTAAGCATTGTTCCGGTATAATAAATCATTATGTATAATCTAACCCCTTATTGCTTTTCTTAGGGCAGTTATCACCTACGTGAAGCTTTCAGTGCGTTGATCTGTGTTGCAGTCCTGAACCTCTAAATCAGATGGGCTGGTATATGAGGCGCATATAAATGAGAGTTGTGTCTTCTGTCTTCCCTACGAGAGTTTGGTGTGCATTCGCTTCATTAGCCATCAGTCTCCGCTAAGCCAGACTAATGGTTTTCTTGTTGCATGACAGTGACTTTGTGGCACAGACCAGCAATCTTTTTTCCGGCACTTTGAGAGAGATATCTACAGTTTCTTTGATTTGCGCGGCTCATACATCAGAGCACAATAAAAGCATATGGCGTCTCCTCTGTGAATGCAACATCTGGAGCAGTTTGTATGGATGGTCGACCAAACAGTTGCGATAAAAGCCCCACAGACACAGCGGGAGTgatctatttttctctctgctgccaggCTCCGGGGCTGGATTGTAATGAAGATGTCCAGCCTTACGGTGACAAACTACGGGCTCTCCCAGCTGCCCTTCGGACAGAGCAATGGCTGGAAATGTTAAAAGATTGCTCTACTTCGAGGtaacaaactgttttctttaaatatgcaaaaaatctgcaaaatccTGTTTCAGTTTTTATCTCTTACTTTGCATCAACTCACAGCTACTTTTCAATTTCTCTCTGGGATCTTGTCAAGTTTTTTGTGCATCATGTTCAGTACTGCACTCCTTTTTATGGTCAAAATAGGTCACTGAATAAAGCCACATGGcattaaaaaagtgaaatggCGCTTCACTGAAAGTGTAACCCTTGAATATTTAGAACAACTCGTACAGTATGCTCACATATCGAGCTACAGGGTGATGCTGCGGGAGTGAAACAGCCCTTTGAATGTGTTAACATGCATAATTGATGTCAATGTGTACATTCATTGCTTCTAGTAATGCCTTAGGACAACCTATCCCCACTTGTACATTTCAAGACATTTAACTAGTCCGGATTTTTGAATGACCCGCTGGGATCAGCAGGAACAGCAGGCTATTGATTGCTTAAGTAGAGAAGAGAAAGTGTGGAGGAACTCTTTGAAGTGCAGCGTAGACATTGTTTCCAGATCTTGATTGATGCCAGCACGCTTCAGATCATGGTGACGCCGGGTGAAACTTTGTGACAGTCTCCTTTTTGATCCCGACTTCAGCACAGTATGAAAAGATTCAAACAAGTTGTCCctggctctccctctctctttctctctccctgcctgaCATATTGACCAGACTTGACTGACACCATTTCACTCGGGCCTGACTTTCTGCCAATGTACCTCTGTCACTTAGCCAAACTGCTCTTTGATTTAGGACATAAGCAGAAATAAGGGGGAGGGGACATGTGTGCTAGGGCATAAAATCGTCAATGACATGTCAACGTCTTGCTCCTGTAGGAAGTGAGACCTCCAGTACATCAAACAGATTGCTCCTGACCTATGACCAGGGAATGGACCAGCTCACCtcggctcagctcagctcaatATGCTTGTATGAGCTTGAGGGAGCTGCCTGTGGGAAGTCTCATTTCTACATCTCAGTGGGCTTCttagactaaaaaaaaaataaaataaaaaatagctgCACTGATCGTCTGTCACCTTGCAGCCtataatgagaaaaaacaagCCACAGCAGTTTATAGCTAAAGAAGCAACATAAATTTTGTGAAACACTGGAGGGTTCAGGAGCTTTCTGCGAGGCTAATAAAACACActggaccagcagcagcagcagcagcagcaggctgtgctGAAATACTCCTCAGGTTTATCACAGATGGACGTTGCCTTGATGCTTTTTCCAAGAAGAAGCTGCGGATGAGCGATTTGTGAATAGTTCAGTGACGTCTGAGACATCAAATGGCCTATTTTTAAAGTAGAAATGTGGACGATTATTGGCATGCAGTGCAGAGAGAGTACTTTAAGGCTGCTGAATAGCAGCACCATGGAAGAAAAGAGGTCTGCTGCCACTGCACTGGCTGGAGGAACTGCGGGTGCTGCTTATACCTGCACTGAGGCAATGTAAAGGTTTCTGCAAGCCCGCATACTCCCTGCAAATCACACAATAATGAAACGGTGTTTAATCATGAGGCCCATCATAAGTGAACTGCTCAGCTCAGTGCACTCCTCCAATGTGACTATTAGAGGATGTGATGCTTTATTATCCATCGGATCATATAGCCGATTGGTACATAAATCTTGGTGCGCAGCATTAAGGCACATTACATCTCAAAAAAGTGCATTGTGAACGGATTAATGTTTCGTTTCATGGATGTTTGGCATAATAATTAACTACCTGCGTTCGTCATGCACTGTATTATGAGGCACTGTGAATGTAAaagcggaaaaaaaaaaggtctgtgAGCCTTACCTGATTTTCTAGTAACAGGTGGCGATGTCTTATTAGATCCCCTTGGACTCCAATCCCTCATGTGAAGGCTTTTCTTATTCTAATTTATGCAACGGTTGCTAAACATCTCTGCGAAATCACAATGTATCCCTTGTGGCAGCATCGCCCACACGGCATCCTGGTCCACTACTCTGTGGCGATGTGCAAAAACCGACAGAAAAACAGCCCGCACTCGCACAGAAAACCAGATCTGTCCATATTTCCTGGGCAGCGGCGGTTTCAGGGAATCCTCTCCGTCGACATCTCTGGCAGAGGGTCCGGTTTCACAGCTCCGCGTCCGTCTCTCCCTCGCATCGTGCTGCCAAAATGACTGAAGCTGGAAATCACATGCGGCTGGTTCAACGCGCGCGTCAATCGACTTCGTTTACCCAAGGCAGCCGCACAACTCTGGATCCATTAATATTACATGATTCTacttttttgctgtttccagGGACGTCTGCTGCCCTCTCCAACATCACTCTCGCgttaaagacacacaaacaccccaCAAAGcgtttttcctcctttttctgccAATTACATTTGCGTGCACTGcggtcctgtgtgtgtgtgtgtgtgtgtgtgtgtgtgtgtgtgtgtgtgtgtgtgtgaattcactCGGGATTCATACCGAGGTTTGCCCGCTTACAGATGAGATCTGCGgcaaaagacaaaaggaaaaggaatatttgatttgtttcaaCGCATAGCCCCGTGCTTCAAACTTGTTTTTTACATGAAAGAGCAGCGTGTGTCTGAATGTAGGTTACAACTTCCCTGAGCTCAAAAAATGGCATtatacagaagaagaagaagaagaagaagaagaagaagaagaagaagaagaagaagagaaaaaaaaaggcacggGTGGATTTTCTCAGCCTTGTAGTACAGTCAGGCTCTCATGACTCAGTCTGTGTTgtcaatgaacacacacacacacacacacacacacacacacacacactgtacatatgTGCTCAGTCACTCAGTATTTGGACTCCTTCCCCCGGGCCCCTGGCGTGAGCAGCTGCGCGCGGCTGACCAGGTGCGCCTCATTCTCCATGCTGTCATCACGCCAGCTGAAGACTCCCGCTGTCTCCCCACATGATTCAAGTTGACTCTTTGACGTTTCATGCTGCGACCTGAACTGGGGAGCACGTGGGCAATCCAGATCAAGcttcttattttgaaaggtttGTTAATCAAGGGTCAAAACCTGCAGCTCTGGACCAGTATACTAAGTCCTGTTGGTCCTGCAGGCTAGCTGCTGGCTCTCAGGCACTCTCCACTGTGCAACAGCAATCTCTCAGTGTCCTCCACTGTGAGGCTTTCCATCCCCGTCCTCCCTAATGGCTTAGCTGTGATCCATTAGCAATCAAAGATAATTCAAACCAGGATTATGGCTCCTGTGTAGCCTTCAGGTCTCACTGGAGGCCTTGCAAGAGTGCTACATTTAACCTTCTTGTACCTTTTAACCAGTCTGACTTCCCTGTACCTGGCTAAGGGATGTACTGGTCCAATGCTGATATGCTGGATTCTGACACTGCTAAGTAGATCAAGTATTAGCCAACAATGTCAGCGTTCATGTCTTGTTTCTGCTACTTTTTACTGTAGCTTATTTATCCATGAATATTTGTTAGTggtaaaaatatcaaatttgaAATCGAGTTTTTGGCAGGCTTTTACCAATCATACCCCCGCACATATCTACTGtacagttttatttattctatttaatTGCACCCTTAAAAATACAGCTATTTTAAAAGATATGATTATACTATTTTAGCCATGACTCAGTGCCTTTGCAGTCTTTCTATAGGGTGAGATGTACAGGTTTTAGATTAAGGAAAAGAGAGCACTATCATCAGATAGTTACTTGCTATTGGCACACTGACAAGGTATTAAAGATTtgcatcagaaaagaaaaaagtaagttgcatcggtgaatctgtgaaaAACAAGTTTTCTCTATCAGCTTCTCACTATGAGCGACGGGGCTCTATATCACCAGAAATCATCTGCCACAGTTGGATAAGTTCTGGTTGTTTCAAGTGAGCTATTTTTGAGCTTCTATACCTGTTTTTTTAAGGGGGTGGGGCTCAGTTGAAATAGGTGATGTCACCTACTTCCATGCACCAATCAGAAATAAGCAATATTTGAATAAAAGTATGAGCTGCCAGCAAATCTGATCAAACCTGAGCCACACAGTCTCCATGAAGCAGGACTTTCTTTAAAACTGTTGTTTATCtattcatgaatatttatgttACTGGCCGCTCTGACCTCCTGCACACAGCTACTgcacacttttatttatttattctatttgcTTGCGCATTAGAAATACAAGTATAATAAGGGATATGCTATGCACACAAAGATATTCTCATAGATATCTCATAGACAGTCTGCAGCCTATATGTGCATAATAAACAAGCAAAAGCCTGTGCAGGAGGGGCAGGAAGCTAAAAGCTTACACAAAGAACGTTCCTAAAAAGCCGGGGCAAGATAAGGAGGactacatgaaataaaaataatgagagCTGGAAAGGCAATTACAAAAccaagaaaaaagagaaatataaatatataagaATGACTGCTGATTCCTGTTGTTTATCAGTCAACACAGTAATGGGGATGTCACCAATGTTTCTTTTGAGATGCTTTTTCAAAGGAGATTATGAATGATTGACAGGGTGCAAGTTTGACTTCAACAAAATGCCATCCAGATGAAAATGGAAACGCACCGCTGGagcacaaaagaaaatgacaacGTAAAGACTGTCTCGAATGGTGTGttcagaagctgctgctgctgctgctgctgctgttgctgtgttatCCTTTTACCTGATGCTTGACCAGAAATCAAAAGCATGTTCATGCTTTAATTGAGCACATTTTTGCCGGTGTGACACAATGCAGGGCCCAGCATACACGGCTTCCTCTCTGTTAATTAATTTTGAACTCATAAACTCCAGCCTCCGCTTGTCAGAAATAGTGATATGATTTGAGTCGGTGCACCACGCTTTCACTCCTTCATTGCTGTCAGTGGAGCGGCATCCATATGCTCTGAATGTACAGAACAGCACTgaagcatgaaaaacacaagGGCCTTTATACATGGGCTGCTCCTCTTGGATATTTAGGTTGGTGGGTAATATTGGTTTCAAGGCATTATCCTTCTGAGGGTGCACAATGTTGTTCTGCTGGATCACCAGCATTCCTCATCCATCCCACTTGCCATACAGAACGCTGAATGTGTGACAGTAGCCGGCAGTTATTATGCACCGATAACCTTCCCTTCGCTTTATAATCCAAGCAGGCACAAAGGGAAACTATTCATGATCTGCAATTATGTTTTCTAGATAAGATAAGCAGTTCACAATTAACTTAAGGCTTGCCCCAGACATAAGGAGCTTTTCATATCTGCTGACCTAGCCAATCAAACCACTCCAGGAGCTGCTTTTCAATATCACCACTGCTGAGCCTTTGCCTTTGTGCGGTTCTCCTCTTCTGCCTTGTTACTTTTAGACGTTCAGCTCATGCGCCTGAAGAGCTGAGTTGAACACAAGGGGGCGTAGACTGCTAAGTTTGCCTGTCCTTGTCCAattcagcaacagcagcagggatAAATTTGATTATGGTGTCACGTCTGACCTTGAGAGGGAACTACACttaaatttacatttcaagGAGGAATGCCTTATTGCATTATTGGCAAGGAAACGTGTGGCTTTCTCCACACACGGCTGCATTAGGAACATCCATCCTTTGGCACAGCCACAGAGTGAAGATGTGAATGGCAGCATGCAGGCTGGTCCAGTTGATGCATCATGAAGTCCCAGATTTGTCTGCTCTATAGGTCTGGGTATATAAGAAAACGTGTGTGCATATATAGACAATAAGCCTTCAGTCaagtcattatcatcatcattaggAGGGCTGGCGTTGGTGGGAGTCTTCTCCAATTCAAATATGCCACCCATACAGGATAATCAAGACCCCAGAGGTTTGTAGCACAACAATCATCAGTGTCACCGTGCACACTCAGTGCAGTGATTGCATTAGCAATGGCATTTTAAATAATCCTGCCCGCCTCACCCTGcagctctttttctttctcttttccttgcACTTCACACTTTCATGAGGTACaggaatattaaaaaaaaaaaaaaaggttttgctGAGTTGCTTTGTGGCTGCTCTTCTTGTCACCCTGGGAAACTGTGTGATGCCACGTACACTTGCATCCTTGAAGCACACACAAGTGTAGCACAAGGCACCTGTCTAACAGGAGTGAATGGCACTAACCCAGCCCCTCGGGGGGTTACGCTCTCCTATAGGCTAACAGCGCATTTTGAAGGCTCCGTGGTCAAAGCGAGATTTAATTGGTTTGAACTCCCAGTATATGTAGATGGCAGCGGATGGCTCCTCCCATGCACCTGATGGGGAGTATTTACAGCTCTTTACAGCTACCCACTGCACTGTTTCCAAGAGCGCAGCGCTGCACAATGACACTCCACTGGACTTAAGCAATAAGGATTTCCGTCTTCACACAGTAAACTGACGCGCACCGCTACATTTttccaagagagagagaaaaaaaaagttttccaaAAGTTGTCCACTTGTTTTCCAAGATGCCACGCTCTTTCCTGGTCAAGAAACACATAAACTCCGCAAAGAAGCCAAATTATAGTGAGCTGGAGAGCCCAACAGGTAAAGGAACTTCTTGACTTTGCGAACTTTTTACAAAGTTGCGTTTCTGACACGCAGTCGCGTTTGGCGAaactttgtgtttgcttttgtaaATGTGCGCCCCTCAGCCAAGCGATGACAGGCAACGTGTGACCATTCATTTCATCttgctttctttattttcagtgttcttCACGCCGCACATCTACAGGGCCATTCCCCTGCCCGTCATCCCCCAGCCGGAGATCCTGAGCCCGGCAGCCTACAGCCCCATCACAGTGTGGACTACCAGCAACTTGCCGCTGTCTCCGCTTCCCAGTGACCTCTCCCCGATCTCTGGATACCCCTCATCGCTCTCCGACACCTCCTCTAAAGACCACAGCGGCTCGGAAAGCCCGAGGAGTGATGAAGACGAGCAGATGCTGCCCAAGCTGACAGACCCTCACGGGGTGGAGGCAGAGAAATTCCAATGTAGTTTGTGCAGCAAGTCCTACTCCACGTACTCTGGACTGCTCAAGCATAAACAGCTGCACTGCGACGCCCAAACGAGGAAATCCTTCAGTTGTAAATACTGCGAGAAGGAGTATGTGAGCCTGGGAGCTCTCAAAATGCACATCAGGACTCACACCTTGCCTTGTGTATGCAAAATATGCGGGAAAGCTTTCTCCAGACCGTGGCTGCTCCAAGGACACATCAGGACGCACACCGGTGAGTGAATAGGGGATAACAGAGGGCCCTCTGAGTGGAGAGGCTCAAGTGTTGTGGGTTTTTGCAGACGCAGACTAATTCTGTGAAACCTAGTACAAGATTCAGTTGCCTTTACAGCTACAGCAGACCCTGTCACACAGCTCACTACACTTTTGTGGTCAGGCTCAGAGGCCTAttgttgaaaagctgaaaaatgttacTTCCTCAAAGTTTGGTTTTAGTGGTGTGTTGGAAAGTAAAGTATAGTTTTTTCAGACAAATGTCATGTTACAATCAACCAGAGACAGAATCTACTCAGCAGAGTGCTGGTCTTTAAAACACTATGTTGCAACCAGCCAAAAACAACAGGCCAAGATGCCTCTGTAAAGCTACTGCATGTCTTTGCACTATCTCTGACAatgtcttctttctcctctctcctcctgacaGGAGAGAAGCCATTCTCCTGCCCTCACTGCAACAGGGCTTTTGCAGACAGGTCCAATCTCAGGGCTCACCTACAGACCCATTCGGATGTGAAAAAATACCAATGTAAGAACTGCTCCAAAACCTTCTCCAGGATGTCTCTTCTGCACAAGCATGAGGAATCTGGTTGTTGTGTAGCACACTGAACTGGGATACTTCTCCACCACCAGAAAAAGAAACCCTTCTTTATTTTTCCAAGCCCAGGAGAACTGTCAGGGAATCACATCGAGGGGGTTTGTTcccaagactttttttttttttttttctacgaGCGGTCGATTTCATTTCAGAGTGAGAAATAGCTCTGTGCTCACGTGCTTCTCGTTTCAAGcagtgtttctgtgattgcaatCAGTGTCGAGCTTTGTCATACCATGTACTCACCTACCTGTGCTATTCATGCACTTTCCTGCATGTCTAGAATGTTTTATATGCCTTCACAATGTTATCTGCAGTGTTTGTACCAATGTCTCTCCAAGGCTGTTATGCAGTCCTCCACTTTTTTTATACGAACCACACAAACGATACCAAAAGGAGCATTATGAATGACAGTAGAAATACAACCAGAGGAATGCTGAAGCCATTGTTACTTAGGGAACAAGTGCAAACTTAGTTTTTAGGGTGAAATTATTATAACTTTTGCACAGCCATTAGAAACAGTTTGCCAGCACTCAAACAGCAAAGCAAATTTTCTCAAGTGCCTCAGTTTTACTTGGCAATAATATGTATGTTtccttttatatttttatatattgaATGTAAGCGTGACTGAGATGATTGTATATCAACAGTGAAAACTGTGATGCTGAATGATTTTGATATTTTCGTATTCTCATGACACTTTTGAAAATAAAgtttcatgacattttgtatAATTTCTGGCATCCTTCAAGCTGCTTTTCATCTGTGAAGCCTTCTCGTCTGCTTTGGTGTGTGAGCGGCTCCTTCAGCAGGACTCGCTGATTGTCAGACGCTTCAAACGGAATAACTtgcacaaaaagaaaatgatatttAATCCGTCTTGCACCATCTTATGTTATGGAGATGTAAaaatgaggagagaggtgaCTCAGCTCTGAATCAGGCCTGAACCTGTTCCCTGTGAACCTGTCCAGACATCAAACAATCTTGAAATTTAACACATACTAGCTATATTGATCTGCACTCACTTGTTATACCCTTTGAGGGCCCATGACGCTCTCTTTACCCAAGTGTGTGTAAAGTTTAAATGCGAGGGCGTTGCTCTTTTTAGAGAGTAATCCTAATTTTGAAACCCATGTCATCAATTTgagggaaaatgtgtttttttaaaccttCTACTCAATCACAACAATCACTGCAAGGGCACAGGGGCACTCAGATATCTAGATTTTAATATGTTTTCACAAAAAGCTCAAATTTGCATTTGCTTTGACAACCTCCTTGAATTTCTGGGATGCTTGCCATCAAGGATTAAATAGACTTCCTCCGGCtacattttgttgtcttttaccATATGCTGTCTACTTGCAGCAGATAGAGATTAGAGCCCAAAAGTGCAATGCCTCAGGGGATACAGTCAAAGTTGAACTCTTTCTAACAAACCCCACAGTGTGTTCCCGTTTGCCCTAATGCCCAAAAGCTGCTGACCTGAAAGATGTGATCTGACAAATAGACACTTGTTTTTCTCGCTGCGAGGGGGCTGAACTCCCCTGTAGGTAGATTCTCTTCGCTGTGAGTCATCATCAAGCTATTCCAGGTGCTTGCCGCTACTCTTTGGATTGGACAGGGTGGCTCCAGGGCTCTTCCACAACCTCCCTGGAAAACAGGTGCAACCAGGAGGATACAAAGCCACAGCAACAGGTCCACAGATACTGTTAAACCTCGGCCGTGGCAGCAGGTCCTATTATTCAGATCATTTGCCTCATAAAAGGAAAGTGCCATCGAGAGGGCACTCTAAACTCTAATGCGGCTGAGATAGCGAAGTTGTTTGTTCTCAATATTCTTTGGAGAATCTGATATCTTTCATTCCATAGGCAGCACTTTATCGTGCTGGTGtcagagaggaataaaaacaatgaGTGCATGATGCCAATTAGCTCTATAATCTTGCAAGATTTCCCATTTTACAACAACAATTAACTGCATGACTGATTTCTCAGATAACAACAATGTGTTAAATGCTTTCCCCTCCaacatgaatatttgatttatCCATTGTGATGATagtgggaggagaaggggaggagaaggagcaggaaCTCATTTGTTTCAAAGCATATGGCTATTAGAGGATGTGTTAAAGAATGTGAGATCAAATATTTGttaggtgtggagactgttaATCGTCACACTGTTTTGTTTAAGTTGCCAGAGATGCCAAATGCAGGTAGATACCTTGTGGGTGTTTTTGTAATTAGATTGAAAAAAGGAGAATCTCTGTGCTGAAATATTGTGAGGGTAGAATATGATGTTTATTATAAGAGCCAAACTAGAATGCACATACCTGAGACCTGAATTAAgccttttcatcattttcattgcaaataaaatctgattttgccACTTCCTACTTTACTTAGCTTACTAAGGTAAGTTTAGATTTCCTTTGTATATCCTAAATactgcgatcagctggcgacctTAACTAGAATGAGCATATTTGAGGCCTCAATTCAATAATTCAGGAATTTAGGAGTTAAGGCTGCAACTAGCAATTAATTTTATGGTTGTGCTTGTCtataaaatataagaaaatTGTGAAAGATGCCCGTAATAGTTTCCCTCAGTCCTAAAGCAATGTTTTCAAATCGCATATCTTGTTCAGTcatcagtccaaaacccaaagatatttagtttactTTAGCATCATGATAAAGAAAAGCATCACATTTGAAGCTGGATCCAGAGACTGTTTAGTCTTTTTCCTTGAAAAATACCTAAAATGATTAATCACTTATCAAAACAGTTCCAGATTAGTTTTCTCTCTGTGGGTTATTTGATGAATTGACTCATTTCTGCAGTCTTTTTGCTATAATGCCAAGATGTTTAGCTGTCATTTCATTTGGCTGCccatccttttgtttttccccaTTTGTCACTATTAAAGCCTCATAATACCCTTTATTTTATCACGCACATTATATcacatgtaaaataaatgtcctcactctgcaCATATAAGCGCTTAGGGCAACATAAAAACCCAGAGCAGCCTCAGAGAGCACTGTGTTAGATGTAAAGCAGGGCACAGCTCTCAGAAACCTGCTGACTTTATGGTGAATCAGGGAGTATGATTCCTTTATGACCATCAAGTGGAACAAATAAAGTTAAGGGTGTCCTCTGAGGGCTGATTGTCCTAGCTGGGAAGTGATCCTCAACCCTCCTCTCTAACCCCGCCACATCAGAAAGGAGATGATTGTGTATTCCCCTTTACTGCGACCGCCTGGAggaatgtttgtctgtttattgaGCTCCCGCATCTTGTTAAAAACtattctctttcatttcagttgtCTCCTCAAGTGACTGGATAGCTGCTTAGAATGGTGCTGCTTTTCAGCTGGAGGTGCATATTCTCTAGATAATACTGTTTGCCTCTAATTGTGTAGCGTCCTTTGCATCTGCACTCTATTTGTTGATAAATTGGATTCATGCAGATTGAGCGAGCATAATTTAATCGCCAGGGAAGATGAATCTGTTTGAAGTTTTGCTGTGTCTTACAGTCTTATGTATTTAtctcattaaaataaaaggGTTAATGTAAAGGGTCAAAAACTGTTGTTGACTTTAAAGAAATTGTATTTTagctagaaaaaaaacaagagatgaACATCTGTTTGATGTGCGGCGGGCTGCAGACGTGTGACCCTCCATGTAGGTCAGAAATGATTTTTGTCCTGTGTGTCATTATGAGCACTGAAGTGAAGAgtccagcagagacagatgaggcTGTGTTGTCTTAATCAATAGCTCTGTGGCctcttttttttgccttcttGTTGAGCAGAG carries:
- the snai2 gene encoding zinc finger protein SNAI2, encoding MPRSFLVKKHINSAKKPNYSELESPTVFFTPHIYRAIPLPVIPQPEILSPAAYSPITVWTTSNLPLSPLPSDLSPISGYPSSLSDTSSKDHSGSESPRSDEDEQMLPKLTDPHGVEAEKFQCSLCSKSYSTYSGLLKHKQLHCDAQTRKSFSCKYCEKEYVSLGALKMHIRTHTLPCVCKICGKAFSRPWLLQGHIRTHTGEKPFSCPHCNRAFADRSNLRAHLQTHSDVKKYQCKNCSKTFSRMSLLHKHEESGCCVAH